Genomic window (Streptomyces yatensis):
CGGGGCGCTCATCACCTTCTCCACGTCCATCGTCGGCCTGGCCCTCCCCACCTACGGCGCCTACAGCGCAAGCAAGGGAGCGACCGAGGCGCTCACGATGATCCTGGCGCGCGAGCTGCGCGGCCGGGACGTCACCGCAAACACCGTCGCCCCCGGCCCCACCGCCACCGACCTGTTCCTCGAGGGCAAGGACGAGGAGACCATCGCCCGGATGGCGGCCCAGCCCCCGCTGGAGCGCCTCGGCACCCCCACCGACATCGCCGAGGTCGTCGCCTTCCTCGCCTCCCCGGCCGGCCACTGGGTCAACGGCCAGGTCATCCGCGCCAACGGCGGCATCGTCTGACCGCCACGGCGCCCCGCACGACCACTTTCCACCCCGTTTCCCCACCGGAAGAGAGAACGACCATGCCCTTCGCGAACTTCAAGGTTCCCGCCGGATCCCTCGACGAGAAGCAGAAGCAGGAGATCGTCACCCGTACCACCGAGCTGTACGTCGAGATCTACGGCGAGCGCGCCCGCGCCAACACCATGGTCCTGGTCGAGGAGGTCACCGACGGCG
Coding sequences:
- a CDS encoding tautomerase family protein; this encodes MPFANFKVPAGSLDEKQKQEIVTRTTELYVEIYGERARANTMVLVEEVTDGGWGIGGNVLTLAMLQQPPGH